A single genomic interval of Canis lupus dingo isolate Sandy chromosome 6, ASM325472v2, whole genome shotgun sequence harbors:
- the ZNF213 gene encoding zinc finger protein 213: protein MAAPPESQEEAPGEGAGLLIVKVEDSSWEQDSAQQEDSRDSEACRQRFRHFCYRDVGGPHEAFSQLWELCCRWLRPELHTKEQILELLVLEQFLSVLPGDVQDWVRERSPGSGEEAVALVEVLQKQPVKAQRQEVPSEEVEPEATVQGSQTKGLPMKVGARSWPPVPWEQHSPGALLPALKEGSARGPTDTCFASKVHGPVTFGDIPFYFSREEWGSLDPAQRELFWDIKRENSRNVTLALVPEPSGTEEAAPSRLAGLGLKSQGQQAGLEETVASAGQAGSSGSGSGRRDVTVSWSPKEQPEAWEGEARPGAPLACAAGARRGRPPTRRQQLRDLAAEKPHSCGQCGKRFRWGSDLARHQRTHTGEKPHKCQECGKSFRSSSDLVRHQGVHTGQKPFSCSQCGKSFSRSAYLADHQRIHTGEKPFGCSECGKSFSLRSYLLDHRRVHTGERPFGCGECDKSFKQRAHLIAHQSLHAKMAQPVG, encoded by the exons ATGGCAGCCCCCCCAGAGTCTCAGGAGGaggcccctggggagggagcaggtCTGCTGATCGTGAAGGTGGAAGATTCTTCCTGGGAGCAGGACTCTGCCCAGCAAGAAGACAGCAGGGATTCTGAGGCCTGCCGCCAGCGCTTTCGGCATTTCTGCTATAGGGACGTGGGTGGGCCCCACGAGGCCTTCAGCCAGCTCTGGGAGCTCTGCTGCCGCTGGCTGCGGCCGGAGCTTCACACCAAGGAGCAGatcctggagctgctggtgctggaGCAGTTCCTGAGCGTGCTGCCTGGAGATGTCCAGGACTGGGTGCGGGAGCGGAGTCCGGGGAGTGGCGAGGAGGCCGTCGCCCTGGTGGAGGTCCTGCAGAAGCAGCCAGTGAAAGCCCAGCGGCAG GAAGTGCCCTCAGAGGAGGTGGAACCTGAGGCTACAGTCCAGGGATCCCAGACCAAGGGGCTTCCCATGAAGGTGGGGGCACGAAGCTGGCCACCTGTACCTTGGGAGCAGCACAGCCCTGGTG CCCTGCTTCCTGCTCTTAAAGAGGGGAGTGCCAGAGGGCCAACAGATACCTGCTTTGCCTCCAAGGTCCAC GGACCTGTGACATTTGGAGACATTCCTTTCTATTTCTCCCGTGAAGAATGGGGATCTCTGGACCCTGCCCAGAGGGAACTCTTCTGGGACATAAAGCGAGAGAACTCCCGGAATGTCACCCTGG CTCTGGTCCCAGAACCCAGTGGAACTGAAGAGGCCGCCCCCTCTCGGCTTGCAGGTTTGGGGCTCAAGAGCCAAGGCCAGCAGGCTGGGCTGGAGGAGACAGTGGCATCTGCAGGCCAGGCCGGCAGCAGCGGCAGTGGCAGTGGGCGCAGGGACGTGACTGTGTCCTGGAGCCCCAAGGAGCAGCCGGAGGCCTGGGAGGGTGAAGCCCGGCCAGGGGCGCCCCTGGCCTGTGCTgcgggggcgcggagggggcggcCGCCGACCCGCCGGCAACAGCTGCGGGACCTGGCAGCGGAGAAGCCACACAGCTGCGGCCAGTGTGGCAAGCGCTTCCGCTGGGGCTCGGACCTGGCGCGCCACCAGCGCACGCACACGGGCGAAAAGCCGCACAAGTGCCAGGAGTGCGGGAAGAGCTTCCGCAGCTCCTCGGACCTGGTGCGCCACCAGGGCGTGCACACGGGCCAGAAGCCCTTCTCCTGCTCGCAGTGCGGCAAGAGTTTCAGCCGCAGCGCCTACCTGGCCGACCACCAGCGCATCCACACGGGCGAGAAGCCCTTCGGCTGCAGCGAGTGTGGCAAGAGCTTCTCGCTGCGCTCCTACCTGCTGGACCACCGGCGGGTGCACACGGGCGAGCGGCCCTTCGGCTGCGGCGAGTGCGACAAGAGCTTCAAGCAGCGCGCCCACCTTATCGCCCACCAGAGCCTGCACGCCAAGATGGCCCAGCCTGTGGGCTGA
- the ZNF205 gene encoding zinc finger protein 205 isoform X2 encodes MSADGRGTRATQDKERAREVPGHGHPCQEMLSESEETVPLGAAWDSPHIKMEPEEPHPEGALQGDGVPGVPSWVSLSQGSKEKTLFLPSGALPSPQIPVLSREERTRDRQMAAALLSAWSQMPVTFEDVALYLSREEWGRLDHTQQSFYRDVLQKRNGLALGFPFSRPFWTSQGQGKGEASSSCQQMGDEEEEKTGVIEVGKEEPAPSLAAFGEVKSFRSRVGKAQGDVLQCGQQVGSGQSSGPAKDDGQPGPPEERQAKPAPPDTSLTKAQEGRLPEKPREGWTGTPESSEEGLTPDGDTNKKTYKCEQCGKGFSWHSHLVTHRRTHTGEKPYACTDCGKRFGRSSHLIQHQIIHTGEKPYTCPSCWKSFSHHSTLIQHQRIHTGEKPYVCDRCAKRFTRRSDLVTHQGTHTGAKPHKCPICSKCFTQSSALVTHQRTHTGVKPYPCPECGKCFSQRSNLIAHNRTHTGEKPYHCLDCGKSFSHSSHLTAHQRTHRGVRPYSCPLCGKSFSRRSNLHRHEKIHTTGPKALAMLMLGAAGALAAPPPAPT; translated from the exons ATGTCTGCAGACGGCAGAGGCACCCGGGCCACCCAGGACAAGGAGAGAGCCCGAGAG GTTCCAGGTCATGGGCATCCTTGTCAAGAAATGCTCTCTGAGTCAGAGGAGACGGTGCCTTTGGGAGCTGCTTGGGACTCACCCCATATCAAGATGGAGCCAGAAGAGCCCCACCCTGAGGGTGCATTGCAGGGGGACGGGGTACCAGGAGTGCCAAGCTGGGTGTCCCTAAGCCAGGGCTCTAAGGAGAAAACTCTTTTCCTGCCTAGTGGAG ccctcccctccccccagatcCCTGTGCTTTCTCGGGAGGAGAGGACCAGGGACCGGCAGATGGCTGCAGCACTCCTCAGCGCCTGGTCCCAG ATGCCGGTGACCTTTGAGGATGTGGCTCTGTACCTCTCCCGAGAGGAGTGGGGGCGGCTGGACCACACGCAGCAGAGCTTCTACAGGGACGTCCTGCAGAAGAGGAATGGGCTGGCCTTGG GATTTCCCTTCAGCAGACCTTTCTGGACCTCCCAAGGACAGGGCAAGGGTGAGGCCTCGAGCTCGTGCCAGCAGATgggagatgaggaggaagagaagacag GAGTCAttgaggtggggaaggaggagccgGCCCCGTCCCTGGCAGCCTTTGGGGAGGTGAAGTCTTTCAGAAGCAGGGTGGGGAAAGCCCAGGGGGATGTCCTGCAGTGCGGGCAGCAAGTAGGCAGCGGCCAGAGCTCTGGGCCAGCCAAAGACGATGGGCAGCCAGGTCCCCCAGAGGAGAGACAGGCAAAACCAGCCCCGCCTGACACCAGCCTCACAAAAGCCCAGGAGGGCCGCCTCCCAGAGAAACCCCGAGAGGGGTGGACGGGCACCCCTGAGAGCAGCGAGGAGGGCCTGACCCCCGACGGTGACACCAACAAGAAGACTTACAAGTGCGAGCAGTGCGGCAAGGGCTTCAGCTGGCACTCCCACCTGGTCACCCACCGGCGCACGCACACGGGCGAGAAGCCGTACGCCTGCACGGACTGCGGCAAGCGCTTTGGCCGCAGCTCACACCTCATCCAGCACCAGATCATCCACACGGGTGAGAAGCCCTAtacctgcccctcctgctggaAGAGCTTCAGTCACCATTCGACGCTGATCCAGCACCAGCGCATCCACACGGGTGAGAAGCCCTACGTGTGCGACCGCTGTGCCAAGCGCTTCACCCGCCGCTCGGACCTGGTCACCCACCAGGGCACCCACACGGGCGCCAAGCCCCACAAGTGCCCCATCTGCAGCAAGTGCTTCACACAGAGCTCGGCCCTGGTCACCCATCAGCGCACCCACACCGGGGTCAAGCCCTACCCGTGCCCTGAGTGCGGCAAGTGCTTCAGCCAGCGCTCCAACCTCATTGCTCACAACCGCACGCACACCGGCGAGAAGCCCTACCACTGCCTCGACTGTGGCAAGAGCTTCAGCCACAGCTCACACCTCACGGCCCACCAGCGCACCCATCGTGGCGTCCGGCCCTACTCCTGCCCTCTCTGTGGCAAGAGCTTCAGTCGGCGCTCCAACCTGCACCGGCACGAGAAGATCCACACGACAGGGCCCAAGGCCCTGGCCATGCTGAtgctgggggcggcgggggctctGGCTGCACCCCCGCCTGCTCCCACTTAG
- the ZNF205 gene encoding zinc finger protein 205 isoform X1, whose product MSADGRGTRATQDKERAREVPGHGHPCQEMLSESEETVPLGAAWDSPHIKMEPEEPHPEGALQGDGVPGVPSWVSLSQGSKEKTLFLPSGALPSPQIPVLSREERTRDRQMAAALLSAWSQMPVTFEDVALYLSREEWGRLDHTQQSFYRDVLQKRNGLALGFPFSRPFWTSQGQGKGEASSSCQQMGDEEEEKTELPWVPHESLSLAGNPLSPGVIEVGKEEPAPSLAAFGEVKSFRSRVGKAQGDVLQCGQQVGSGQSSGPAKDDGQPGPPEERQAKPAPPDTSLTKAQEGRLPEKPREGWTGTPESSEEGLTPDGDTNKKTYKCEQCGKGFSWHSHLVTHRRTHTGEKPYACTDCGKRFGRSSHLIQHQIIHTGEKPYTCPSCWKSFSHHSTLIQHQRIHTGEKPYVCDRCAKRFTRRSDLVTHQGTHTGAKPHKCPICSKCFTQSSALVTHQRTHTGVKPYPCPECGKCFSQRSNLIAHNRTHTGEKPYHCLDCGKSFSHSSHLTAHQRTHRGVRPYSCPLCGKSFSRRSNLHRHEKIHTTGPKALAMLMLGAAGALAAPPPAPT is encoded by the exons ATGTCTGCAGACGGCAGAGGCACCCGGGCCACCCAGGACAAGGAGAGAGCCCGAGAG GTTCCAGGTCATGGGCATCCTTGTCAAGAAATGCTCTCTGAGTCAGAGGAGACGGTGCCTTTGGGAGCTGCTTGGGACTCACCCCATATCAAGATGGAGCCAGAAGAGCCCCACCCTGAGGGTGCATTGCAGGGGGACGGGGTACCAGGAGTGCCAAGCTGGGTGTCCCTAAGCCAGGGCTCTAAGGAGAAAACTCTTTTCCTGCCTAGTGGAG ccctcccctccccccagatcCCTGTGCTTTCTCGGGAGGAGAGGACCAGGGACCGGCAGATGGCTGCAGCACTCCTCAGCGCCTGGTCCCAG ATGCCGGTGACCTTTGAGGATGTGGCTCTGTACCTCTCCCGAGAGGAGTGGGGGCGGCTGGACCACACGCAGCAGAGCTTCTACAGGGACGTCCTGCAGAAGAGGAATGGGCTGGCCTTGG GATTTCCCTTCAGCAGACCTTTCTGGACCTCCCAAGGACAGGGCAAGGGTGAGGCCTCGAGCTCGTGCCAGCAGATgggagatgaggaggaagagaagacag AATTACCCTGGGTCCCTCACGAAAGTCTCTCTCTTGCTGGAAACCCTCTCTCTCCAGGAGTCAttgaggtggggaaggaggagccgGCCCCGTCCCTGGCAGCCTTTGGGGAGGTGAAGTCTTTCAGAAGCAGGGTGGGGAAAGCCCAGGGGGATGTCCTGCAGTGCGGGCAGCAAGTAGGCAGCGGCCAGAGCTCTGGGCCAGCCAAAGACGATGGGCAGCCAGGTCCCCCAGAGGAGAGACAGGCAAAACCAGCCCCGCCTGACACCAGCCTCACAAAAGCCCAGGAGGGCCGCCTCCCAGAGAAACCCCGAGAGGGGTGGACGGGCACCCCTGAGAGCAGCGAGGAGGGCCTGACCCCCGACGGTGACACCAACAAGAAGACTTACAAGTGCGAGCAGTGCGGCAAGGGCTTCAGCTGGCACTCCCACCTGGTCACCCACCGGCGCACGCACACGGGCGAGAAGCCGTACGCCTGCACGGACTGCGGCAAGCGCTTTGGCCGCAGCTCACACCTCATCCAGCACCAGATCATCCACACGGGTGAGAAGCCCTAtacctgcccctcctgctggaAGAGCTTCAGTCACCATTCGACGCTGATCCAGCACCAGCGCATCCACACGGGTGAGAAGCCCTACGTGTGCGACCGCTGTGCCAAGCGCTTCACCCGCCGCTCGGACCTGGTCACCCACCAGGGCACCCACACGGGCGCCAAGCCCCACAAGTGCCCCATCTGCAGCAAGTGCTTCACACAGAGCTCGGCCCTGGTCACCCATCAGCGCACCCACACCGGGGTCAAGCCCTACCCGTGCCCTGAGTGCGGCAAGTGCTTCAGCCAGCGCTCCAACCTCATTGCTCACAACCGCACGCACACCGGCGAGAAGCCCTACCACTGCCTCGACTGTGGCAAGAGCTTCAGCCACAGCTCACACCTCACGGCCCACCAGCGCACCCATCGTGGCGTCCGGCCCTACTCCTGCCCTCTCTGTGGCAAGAGCTTCAGTCGGCGCTCCAACCTGCACCGGCACGAGAAGATCCACACGACAGGGCCCAAGGCCCTGGCCATGCTGAtgctgggggcggcgggggctctGGCTGCACCCCCGCCTGCTCCCACTTAG
- the ZNF205 gene encoding zinc finger protein 205 isoform X4, whose protein sequence is MAAALLSAWSQMPVTFEDVALYLSREEWGRLDHTQQSFYRDVLQKRNGLALGFPFSRPFWTSQGQGKGEASSSCQQMGDEEEEKTELPWVPHESLSLAGNPLSPGVIEVGKEEPAPSLAAFGEVKSFRSRVGKAQGDVLQCGQQVGSGQSSGPAKDDGQPGPPEERQAKPAPPDTSLTKAQEGRLPEKPREGWTGTPESSEEGLTPDGDTNKKTYKCEQCGKGFSWHSHLVTHRRTHTGEKPYACTDCGKRFGRSSHLIQHQIIHTGEKPYTCPSCWKSFSHHSTLIQHQRIHTGEKPYVCDRCAKRFTRRSDLVTHQGTHTGAKPHKCPICSKCFTQSSALVTHQRTHTGVKPYPCPECGKCFSQRSNLIAHNRTHTGEKPYHCLDCGKSFSHSSHLTAHQRTHRGVRPYSCPLCGKSFSRRSNLHRHEKIHTTGPKALAMLMLGAAGALAAPPPAPT, encoded by the exons ATGGCTGCAGCACTCCTCAGCGCCTGGTCCCAG ATGCCGGTGACCTTTGAGGATGTGGCTCTGTACCTCTCCCGAGAGGAGTGGGGGCGGCTGGACCACACGCAGCAGAGCTTCTACAGGGACGTCCTGCAGAAGAGGAATGGGCTGGCCTTGG GATTTCCCTTCAGCAGACCTTTCTGGACCTCCCAAGGACAGGGCAAGGGTGAGGCCTCGAGCTCGTGCCAGCAGATgggagatgaggaggaagagaagacag AATTACCCTGGGTCCCTCACGAAAGTCTCTCTCTTGCTGGAAACCCTCTCTCTCCAGGAGTCAttgaggtggggaaggaggagccgGCCCCGTCCCTGGCAGCCTTTGGGGAGGTGAAGTCTTTCAGAAGCAGGGTGGGGAAAGCCCAGGGGGATGTCCTGCAGTGCGGGCAGCAAGTAGGCAGCGGCCAGAGCTCTGGGCCAGCCAAAGACGATGGGCAGCCAGGTCCCCCAGAGGAGAGACAGGCAAAACCAGCCCCGCCTGACACCAGCCTCACAAAAGCCCAGGAGGGCCGCCTCCCAGAGAAACCCCGAGAGGGGTGGACGGGCACCCCTGAGAGCAGCGAGGAGGGCCTGACCCCCGACGGTGACACCAACAAGAAGACTTACAAGTGCGAGCAGTGCGGCAAGGGCTTCAGCTGGCACTCCCACCTGGTCACCCACCGGCGCACGCACACGGGCGAGAAGCCGTACGCCTGCACGGACTGCGGCAAGCGCTTTGGCCGCAGCTCACACCTCATCCAGCACCAGATCATCCACACGGGTGAGAAGCCCTAtacctgcccctcctgctggaAGAGCTTCAGTCACCATTCGACGCTGATCCAGCACCAGCGCATCCACACGGGTGAGAAGCCCTACGTGTGCGACCGCTGTGCCAAGCGCTTCACCCGCCGCTCGGACCTGGTCACCCACCAGGGCACCCACACGGGCGCCAAGCCCCACAAGTGCCCCATCTGCAGCAAGTGCTTCACACAGAGCTCGGCCCTGGTCACCCATCAGCGCACCCACACCGGGGTCAAGCCCTACCCGTGCCCTGAGTGCGGCAAGTGCTTCAGCCAGCGCTCCAACCTCATTGCTCACAACCGCACGCACACCGGCGAGAAGCCCTACCACTGCCTCGACTGTGGCAAGAGCTTCAGCCACAGCTCACACCTCACGGCCCACCAGCGCACCCATCGTGGCGTCCGGCCCTACTCCTGCCCTCTCTGTGGCAAGAGCTTCAGTCGGCGCTCCAACCTGCACCGGCACGAGAAGATCCACACGACAGGGCCCAAGGCCCTGGCCATGCTGAtgctgggggcggcgggggctctGGCTGCACCCCCGCCTGCTCCCACTTAG
- the ZNF205 gene encoding zinc finger protein 205 isoform X3, which produces MLSESEETVPLGAAWDSPHIKMEPEEPHPEGALQGDGVPGVPSWVSLSQGSKEKTLFLPSGALPSPQIPVLSREERTRDRQMAAALLSAWSQMPVTFEDVALYLSREEWGRLDHTQQSFYRDVLQKRNGLALGFPFSRPFWTSQGQGKGEASSSCQQMGDEEEEKTELPWVPHESLSLAGNPLSPGVIEVGKEEPAPSLAAFGEVKSFRSRVGKAQGDVLQCGQQVGSGQSSGPAKDDGQPGPPEERQAKPAPPDTSLTKAQEGRLPEKPREGWTGTPESSEEGLTPDGDTNKKTYKCEQCGKGFSWHSHLVTHRRTHTGEKPYACTDCGKRFGRSSHLIQHQIIHTGEKPYTCPSCWKSFSHHSTLIQHQRIHTGEKPYVCDRCAKRFTRRSDLVTHQGTHTGAKPHKCPICSKCFTQSSALVTHQRTHTGVKPYPCPECGKCFSQRSNLIAHNRTHTGEKPYHCLDCGKSFSHSSHLTAHQRTHRGVRPYSCPLCGKSFSRRSNLHRHEKIHTTGPKALAMLMLGAAGALAAPPPAPT; this is translated from the exons ATGCTCTCTGAGTCAGAGGAGACGGTGCCTTTGGGAGCTGCTTGGGACTCACCCCATATCAAGATGGAGCCAGAAGAGCCCCACCCTGAGGGTGCATTGCAGGGGGACGGGGTACCAGGAGTGCCAAGCTGGGTGTCCCTAAGCCAGGGCTCTAAGGAGAAAACTCTTTTCCTGCCTAGTGGAG ccctcccctccccccagatcCCTGTGCTTTCTCGGGAGGAGAGGACCAGGGACCGGCAGATGGCTGCAGCACTCCTCAGCGCCTGGTCCCAG ATGCCGGTGACCTTTGAGGATGTGGCTCTGTACCTCTCCCGAGAGGAGTGGGGGCGGCTGGACCACACGCAGCAGAGCTTCTACAGGGACGTCCTGCAGAAGAGGAATGGGCTGGCCTTGG GATTTCCCTTCAGCAGACCTTTCTGGACCTCCCAAGGACAGGGCAAGGGTGAGGCCTCGAGCTCGTGCCAGCAGATgggagatgaggaggaagagaagacag AATTACCCTGGGTCCCTCACGAAAGTCTCTCTCTTGCTGGAAACCCTCTCTCTCCAGGAGTCAttgaggtggggaaggaggagccgGCCCCGTCCCTGGCAGCCTTTGGGGAGGTGAAGTCTTTCAGAAGCAGGGTGGGGAAAGCCCAGGGGGATGTCCTGCAGTGCGGGCAGCAAGTAGGCAGCGGCCAGAGCTCTGGGCCAGCCAAAGACGATGGGCAGCCAGGTCCCCCAGAGGAGAGACAGGCAAAACCAGCCCCGCCTGACACCAGCCTCACAAAAGCCCAGGAGGGCCGCCTCCCAGAGAAACCCCGAGAGGGGTGGACGGGCACCCCTGAGAGCAGCGAGGAGGGCCTGACCCCCGACGGTGACACCAACAAGAAGACTTACAAGTGCGAGCAGTGCGGCAAGGGCTTCAGCTGGCACTCCCACCTGGTCACCCACCGGCGCACGCACACGGGCGAGAAGCCGTACGCCTGCACGGACTGCGGCAAGCGCTTTGGCCGCAGCTCACACCTCATCCAGCACCAGATCATCCACACGGGTGAGAAGCCCTAtacctgcccctcctgctggaAGAGCTTCAGTCACCATTCGACGCTGATCCAGCACCAGCGCATCCACACGGGTGAGAAGCCCTACGTGTGCGACCGCTGTGCCAAGCGCTTCACCCGCCGCTCGGACCTGGTCACCCACCAGGGCACCCACACGGGCGCCAAGCCCCACAAGTGCCCCATCTGCAGCAAGTGCTTCACACAGAGCTCGGCCCTGGTCACCCATCAGCGCACCCACACCGGGGTCAAGCCCTACCCGTGCCCTGAGTGCGGCAAGTGCTTCAGCCAGCGCTCCAACCTCATTGCTCACAACCGCACGCACACCGGCGAGAAGCCCTACCACTGCCTCGACTGTGGCAAGAGCTTCAGCCACAGCTCACACCTCACGGCCCACCAGCGCACCCATCGTGGCGTCCGGCCCTACTCCTGCCCTCTCTGTGGCAAGAGCTTCAGTCGGCGCTCCAACCTGCACCGGCACGAGAAGATCCACACGACAGGGCCCAAGGCCCTGGCCATGCTGAtgctgggggcggcgggggctctGGCTGCACCCCCGCCTGCTCCCACTTAG